gggacaggagggcaTGGGGACAGGGTGGACACAAACACTTGGGGTCAAAGGGACATGGAGAcaggggacatggggggactTGGGATGTAAGGacatggggatggggggcatGGGGACAGGGGGGCGTGGGGACAGGagacatggggggacatggggatacaaggacatggggacacagggacataaggacatggggacacagggacatggAGAcaggggacatggggggacatggggatacGAGGACATGGAGACACAAGgacatggggatatggggacatggggggacatggggacacagggacataAGGACAGGGGGGCATGGGGagaggggacatggggggacatggaCACGGGGACAGGGGGGCATGGGGATATGTGGACACaaaggacatggggacacagggacaggGGAACACAGGGCCAGGGGGACAGGGGGGCACAAGGACACAGGGTCATGGAGACAGGGATGTGGACGGAGGGACACGGGGACACGGGGACAGCAGGACAGAGGGACCCGGGGGAACAGCGGCCGATGGACGTGGGGTGACCTCAATCTCGCGGCCATTGGGGTTGGGATGCGGGGCGGCAGCGGCCCTGTGGCACGGGGGGACCCGAGGGGACACGGGGGGCACAAGGGGGGGTTGCGCCCGCGCCCCCCAGCGCCGCCCCCATCCCCGCGGCAGAGGAGCGACGCGCGCGCGGCCCCCGCCTGGGCTGCGGTGGTGGCCATCGACTTCGGCACCACGGCCAGCGGCTACGGCTTCGGCTTCTGCTGCGACCCCGAGGCCATCCACGTCATGAGGTAACGCCGCGGGGCCCTCGGGTGTCACCGGGTGTCACCGTGTGTCACCGTGTGTCATCGTGTGCCTCCGTGTGCCTCCGTGTGTCACCGTGTGTCATCGAGTGTCATCGTGTGTCATCGTGTGTCATCAAGTGTCATCATGTGCTTCTGTGTGTCATCATGTGCCTCCGTGTGTCACCATGTGCCTCTGTGTGTCACCGTGTGCCTCCGTGTGTCATCAAGTGTCATCATGTGCTTCTGTGTGTCACCGTGTGTCACCATGTACCACCATGTGCTTCTGTGTGCCACCGTGTGCCACTGTGTGTCACCGTGTGTCACCGTGTGTCACCGTGTGTCATCATGTGTCATCATGTGTTTCTGTGTGCCTCCGTGTGCCTCCGTGTGTCACCGTGTGTCACCGTGTGCCTCCGTGTGTCATCAAGTGTCATCGTGTGCCATCAAGTGCCTCCATGTGCCACCGTGTGTCACTGTGTGTCACCATGTACCACCATGTGCCTCCGTGTGCCTCCGTGTGTCACCAAGTGTCATCATGTGCCTCTGTGTGCCTCCGTGTGTCACCGTGTGCCACCGTGTGTCATCATGTGCTTCTGTATGCCTCCGTGTGCCACCATGTGCCACCTTGTGCCTCTGTGTGCCACCATGTGCCACCTTGTGCCTCTGTGTGCCACCATGTGCCTCCATATGTCACCATGTGCCTCCGTGTGCCACCATGTGTCACCGTGTGTCATCAAGTGTCACCATGTGCCTTCATGTGCCACCATGTGCCTCTGCGTGCCACCATGTGCCACCATGTGCTACCACATGTCACCATGTACCACCATGTGCCACCATATGCCTCTGTGTGCCACCATGTGCCATCATATGCCCCCATGGGTCACCATGGGCCACCATGCCACCATGTACCTCCATGTGTCACCATGTGCCACCATGTGCCTccatgggtctccatgggtcttAATGTGCCACCATGTACTTCCATGTGTCACCATGGGCCACCGTGTGCTTTCATATGCCACCACGGGCCTCCATGTGCCACActgtgccatgcagtgctgtgctgtgttgcagTGTGCAATGCCATTCAATGCAGTGCCGTGCCATGCAATGCTGTGCCATGCAATGCTGTGCCGtgcaatgcagtgctgtgccatgcagtgcagtgccacgcagtgctgtgccatgcaatgctgtgccatgcagtgcagtgccatgcagtgctgtgccatgcagtgctgtgccatgcaatgctgtgccatgcagtgcagtgccatGCAGTGCCACATAGTGCAGTTCCGTGCagtgccatgcagtgctgtgccacatAGTGCAGTTCCATGCCGTGCAGTTCCATGCAGTTCCATGCAGTTCCATGCAGTTCCATGCAGTTCCATGCAGTTCCATGCCGTGCAGTTCCATGCAGTTCCATGCAATGCCGTGCCGTGCTGCCCCGTGCCTCGCCGTgtcccacagcagctcagcaccccCCGTTCCCAACTGCAGGAAGTGGGAAGGCGGGGACCCAGGGGTGGCGGACCAGAAGAcccccagctgcctgctgctcacccCCAGCGGCGCCTTCCACAGCTTCGGTTACGCCGCGCGCGATGCCTTCCATCGCCTGCAGCCCGAGGAGGCGCAGCAGTGGCTCTACTTCGAGAAGTTCAAGATGAAGATCCACGGCAGCAGCGtgagagaggggaaagggggCAGGAAATCGGGGAGGGAGAAAAGCGGGGGGTGCAGAGGTGCGGGGTGCAGACGGGGGGGGCACAGAGATGGGGAGAACCGAGCTGGGGAGCATGGAGTGGGGAAGAAGCGAGGTGGGGGGGGACAGATGGGGGATGCTGAGCTGGGGGGCACTGAGCTATGGAGAACCGAGCTGGGGGGCACAGATATGGGGGCACAGATATGGGGGCACAACTATGGGGAGAAGCACCCTGGGGGGCACAGATATGGGGGGCACTGAGCTATGGAGAACCGAGCTGGGGGGCACAGATATGGGGGTGCAGATATGGGGGCACAGACATGGGAAGAACCAGCCTGGGGGGCACAGATGTGGGGGGCACTGAGCTATGGAGAACCAAGCTGGGGGGCACAGATATGGGGCACAGATGTGGGGGCACAAACATGGGAAAAATCAACCTGGGGGGCACAGAGGTGGGGGGCACAGAGATGGGGAGAACCAAGCTGAGGGGAACTGAGCTGGGGGCACAGATATGGGGGCACAACTATGGGGAGAACCGACCAGGGGGACACAGATACGGGGGGGCACTGATATGGGGGGTCATAAACAtgggggcacagggatggggggAACCAACCTGGGGGGAATTGAGCCGGGGGGGCACAGATATGGGGGCACAAATATGGGGAGAAGCACCCTGGGGGGCACAGATATGGGGGGCACTGAGCTGGAGGGCACAGAGGTGGGGGGCACTgatatgggggggatggggtgggatgggatgggatgggatgggatgggatgggatgggatggggtgggatgggatggggtgggatgggatgggatgggatggggatggggtgggatgggatgggatggatgggatgggatgggatgggatgggatgggatgggatgggatgggatgggatgggatggggatggggtggaatggaaggagatgggatgggatggaaggagatgggatgggatggcatTGAACTcggatgggatgggaggggatgggatggggatgcacAAACATGGGGACACAGATACAGGGGTACAAATACGGGGGGAACCAAGGTGGGGGGCACAGACCTGGGGGCACAGAGATGAGGGGCACCAACCTGGGGACCACAGATATGGGGGCACTGTGCTGGGTTGGGGGCACGGAGCTGTGGGGCCAAGCGGGGTCACCGCGCCCGAGACATTCGGGAGCAGCTGCGGGACTACGGGACGGGGGCGGCTGCGTGCGGTGGGGGGCAGAGCGGCTTTTGGGGCGGGCATCGGCGGGGGGGGGAGAACGGCAGCTTTTGGGGTGGGGGCACGGCGGCACTTGGCGCCCCTGCAGGACGTGAGCGTGAGGACGGAGCTGGAAGCCGCCAACGGCAGGAAGGTGGCGGCGCTCGAGGTGTTCGCCCATGCGCTGCGCTTCTTCCGACAGCGCGCCGTGCAGGTTGGAACGGCACAAAGGGGGGGGGGCAACAAaattgggggggtggggggggcgccGGGGGTCCCAGCCGGCcccactgcactgcaggagctgagggagcagaGCCCGGAGCTGCCGGAGAGCGGCGCCATCCGCTGGGTGCTGACCGTGCCTGCGGTGTGGAAACAGCCAGCAAAGATGCTGATGAGGGAGGCGGCGTATAgggtgagggggggggaaatgggatgggatgggatggggtgggatgggatgggatgggatgggatgggatggaggggatgggatgggatgggatgggatgggatgggatgggatgggatgggatgggatgggatgggatggaggggatgggatgggatgggatgggatgggatgggatgggatgggatgggatgggatgggatggaggggatgggatgggatgggatgggatggaggggatgggatggggtgggatgggatggggtgggatgggatgggatgggatggaggggatgggatgggatgggatgggatggaggggatgggatggggtgggatgggatgggatgggatgggatgggatggggtgggatggggtgggatgggatggggtggggtgggatggggtgggatggggtgggatggaggggatgggatgggatggggtgggatgggaggggatgggatgggatgggatggggtgggatgggatggggtggggtgggatggggtgggatgggatgggatgggatggggtgggatgggaggggatgggatgggatgggatgggatgggatgggatgggatgggatgggatggggtggggtgggatggggtgggatggaggggatgggatgggatgggatgggatgggatggggtgggatgggatggggtggggtgggatgggatggggtgggatgggatgggatggggtgggaggggaggggaggggatgggaggggatgggatgggatgggatggggtgggatgggatgggatgggatggggtggggtgggatgggatggggtgggatgggatgggatgggatggggtgggatggggtgggatgggatgggatgggatggggtgggatgggatgggatgggatggggtgggatgggatgggatgggatggggtgggaggggaggggaggggatgggaggggaggggaggggaggggatgggaggggaggggaggggaggggatgggatgggatgggaggggaggggaggggaggggaggggatgggatgggatggggtgggatggggtgggatggggtggcaCAGGCTAAGAGCCCTCCGGTGGGCACACAGCCATGACTTCGGGCAGCGCAGCTCAATGGGggcacacagagcagccagtGCCCACCGTgaccccctgccccccccccctcccccccccaggcCGGCTTGGTGCCCCCCGAGCACCCCGAGCAGCTGCTGATCGCTCTGGAGCCCGAAGCCGCCTCCATCTACTGCAGGAAGCTGCGGCTGCACCaagtgctggagctgggctgcacGGCCCCAAACAACGGGGCGGGGGGGGACGGCGCCATCGAGGGCAGCTTCAGGAGGGGTGGGTGGCAGCGGGGGGCGctgcggggtggggggggacgGGGTGGGTGTCAGTGGGGTGTGAATGGGGTGGGTGGCATTGGGGTGGGTGGTAATGGGTGGGAGACTATGGGGTGGGTGTCAATGGAGTGGGTGGCattggggtgggaatggggtgggtggcaatggggtgccattggggtggGTGGCAGTGGGGGGGTGAATGGGGTGGGTGTCAATGGGGTGGGTGTCAATGGGGTGCGTGGCACTGGGTGGTGGCACAGGGTGGTTGTCAATGGGATGTGATTCATTGGGGTGAGTGGCACTGGGTGGGTGGCATTGGGGTGGGAATGGAGTGGGTGGCAATGGgggggtggcagtggggtggGTGTCAGTGGGGCGGGTGGCACAGAGTGGGTGGCATTGGGTGGGTGTCAGTTGGGTGCCATTGGGGCGGGTGGCACAGGATGGGTGGCATTGGGGTGTGAAATGGGGGGGTATCAATGGGGTTGGTGTCAGTGGGGTGGGTGGCACTGGGGTGGGAATGGAGTGGGTGGCAATGGGGTGCCATTGGTGTGGGTGGCACAGGGTGAGTGGCACTGGGGtgggtggcactgggtgggtgccattggggtgccACTGGGGTGGGTGGCAATGGGGTGGGGTGTGAAAGGGGTGGGTGCCATTGGGGGCACATTGAACAGCACAGGGTGGGTGGCATTGGGGTGTGAATGGAGTGGGTGTCAGTGGGGTGGGTGTCAATGGGATGTGAGTCATTGGGGtgggtggcactgggtgggtGGCAGTGGGGTGCAAATGGGGTGGGTGTCAGTGGGGTGGGTGGCATTGGGGTGGGTGGGTGTCAGTGGGGTGGGGTGTCACTGGGTGGGAGACTTTGGGGTGGGTGTCAACGAGGTGGATGGCATTGGGGTGGGAATGGAGTGGGTGGCAATGGGGCGGGTGTCAGTGGGGCGGGTGGCACAGAGTGGGTGGCATTGGGTGGGTGTCAGTTGGGTGCCATTGGGGCGGGTGGCACAGGATGGGTGGCATTGGGGAGTGAAATGGGGTGGGTATCAATGGGGTTGGTGTCAGTGGGGTGGGTGGCACTGGGGTGGGAATGGAGTGGGTGGCAATGGGGTGCCATTGGTGTGGGTGGCACAGGGTGAGTGGCACTGGGGtgggtggcactgggtgggtgccattggggtgccACTGGGGTGGGTGGCAATGGGGTGGGTGTGAAAGGGGTGGGTGCCATTGGGGGCACATTGAACAGCACAGGGTGGGTGGCATTGGGGTGTGAATGGAGTGGGTGTCAGTGGGGTGGGTGTCAATGGGATGTGAGTCATTGGGGtgggtggcactgggtgggtGGCAGTGGGGTGCAAATGGGGTGGGTGTCAGTGGGGTGGGTGGCATTGGGGTGAGTGGCACTGGGTGGGTGTTAATGGGGTAGGTATCAGTTGGGTGCCTTTGGGGTGGGTGTCAATGAGGTGGGTGGCATTGGGGTGCAAATAGGGTGGGTATCAATGGGGTGGGTGGGTGTCAGTGGGGTGGGTGGCAATGGGGTGGGTGTGAAAGGGGTGGGTGCCGTGGGGGGCACATTGAACAGCACAGGGTGGGTGGCACTGGGGTGTGAATGGAGTGGGTGTCAGTGGGGTGGGTGTCAgttgggtgccattgggatgGGTGGCACTGGGTGGCTGTCAGTGGGGTGGGTGTCAATGAGGTGGGTGGCATTGGGGTGTGAATGGAGTGGGTGGCACAGGGTGGgtggcagtgggatgggaatggggtgggTGGGTGGCATTGGGGTGGGTGCCAGTGGGATGAATGGCACAGGGTGGGTGTCAATGGGGTGGGTGTCAGTTGGGTGCCTTTGGGGTGGGTGTCAATGGGGTGGGTGGCATTGGGATGCGAATGGAGTGGGTGTCAATGGGGTGCCATTGGTGTGGGTGGCACAGGGTGGGTGGCAATGGGGTGTGAAATGGGGTGGGTATCAATGGGGTGGGTGTCAGTGGGGtgggtggcactgggtgggtGCCTTTGGGGTGGGTGTCAATGAGGTGGGTGGCATTGGGGTGGGAATGGAGTGGGTGGCAATGGGGTAGGTGGCAGTGGGGTGCGAATGGGGTGGGTGGGTGGCTTTGGGGTGGGTGCCAGTGGGGTGAATGGCACAGGGTGGGTGTCAGTGGGGTGGGTGTCAGTTGGGTGCCTTTGGGGTGGGTGTCAATGGGGTGGGTGGCATTGGGGTGGGAATGGAGTGGGTGGCAATGGGGTGGGTGGCAATGGGGTGCCATTGGTGTGGGTGGCACAGGGTTGGTGGCACTGGGGTGTGAAATGGGGGGGTATCAATGGGGTGGGTGGGTGTCAGTGGGGTGGGTGTCAGTGGGGTGGGTGTCAGTGGGGTGGGTGCCGTTGGGTTGGGCGCCTTTGGgtccgtcccccccccccatggcTCACCGCGATGCCCCGTGTCCctgtttgggggggggggggggcgcacGGAGGGTCCCCCAGCGCTGTTTCTGCGGTTGCCCTGCGTTAccgctggggggggggggggacatcAGGGAAGGATCCCAGTGGGGTTGTGGGGGGGGTCCCACCCCGCTGCCCCCCCCCACCTCACGCCCCCCATCCCGTCCCGCAGCCCGAGAGCAGCTGCGGCGCTCCCGGCACAGCAGGACGTTCGTGGTGGAAGCGGGGATGGGGGAGAtgtgggcagaactgcgagAAGgtaacggggggggggggggggttggggggggtcCGTGGTCCGATATTCCTtatgggggtggggatgggggggggtcCGTGGTCCGATATTCcttatgggggggggggatggtgGGGGGTCCGTGGTCCGATATTCCTTATGGGGGTGAGGATGGAGGGGGGGTCCGTGGTCCGATATTCCttatggggttggggatggggggggggggtccgtGGTCCGATATTCCTTATGGGGGGGgagatggaggggggggggggggtccgtGGTATGATATTCCTTATGGGGGTGAGGATGGGGGGGGTCCGTGGTCCGATATTCcttatgggggggggggttgggggggggggggtccgtGGTCCGATATTCcttatggggggggggggggggtccgtGGTCCGATATTCCTtatgggggggggatgggggggggtcCGTGGTCCGATATTCCTtatgggggggggatggggggggggtcCGTGGTCCGATATTCCttatggggggggggatgggggggggtcCGTGGTCCGATATTCCttatggggatggggatgggggggggggccgGGGTCCGATATTCCTTATGGGGGtgaggatggggggggggggggggggatccgTGGTCCGATAAACGGGCTGAATGAGAGATGGATGGAGGGGtacagagagagagatgggGGGGGAgaccccccttccccccccttttcccccccctttcccccccccctttcgCCCCCCCCAAGCCCCCGTCGCTGCCCGCAGGGGATCGCTACGTCGTGGCGGATTGCGGGGGGGGCAGCGTGGACCTGACCGTGCATCAGATCGAGCGGCCGCAGGGAACGCTGAAGGAGCTGTACAAGGCGTCGGGTGCGGGatggggggggggcgggggggtgGGTTGTCATTGCGGggtccccccccctccccgacCCCCCCAGCATCGCTGCGTGGAACCGCACGGGGGCGGCGGAGCGCAGCGCGGGGATCACGGCGGGACTGGAGCGCCGACTGGCGGCTGCGGGGGGGGATATGAGGGGgtatgggggggtatggggatggggggggcatggggggatatggggagaCGTGGGGATGGGGGGCATGGAGGGGACAGGGGGATtatggggggatgggggggatatggggggtcACAGGGATGGGGGGCATggaggggacatggggggacatgtTGGGGTAGCAGGGGATAGGGCGGATGGAGGGAATAGGGGATtatggggggacatggggagggGGGGCATAGAGGGGAAATGGGTGTTATGGAGTGATGGAGGAGATGGGGGtcatggggatggggggcatggaggggacaggggggttatggggtgatggaggggatggggatggaataGAGGGGGACACAGGGATTGTGGGGTGATGGAGGGGACGGGGGGGACACGGGGAGGGGGGGCATTGAGGGGACGGGGGAGTAGCAGGGGACAGGGGGGATGGAGAGAATAGGGGGATTATGGGGGTCATGGGGAGGGGGGGCATAGAGGGGAcatgggggttatggggtgatggagGAGATGGGGGGGAATAGAGGAGACAAGGGGTTATGGAGGAGATGGgggcatggggatggggggcatGGAGGGGACGGGGGAGTAGCAGGGGACAGGGGGGATGGAGAGAATAGGGGGATtatggggggacatggggatggggggcatAGAGGGGaaatgggggttatggggtgatggagGGGACGGGGATGGAATAGAAGGGGACACAGGGATTGTGGGGtgatggaggggatggggggacatggggattGGGGGGCATTGAGAGGACGGGGGTAGCAGGGGATAGGGGGGATGGAGGGAATAGGGAGATtatggggggacatggggagggGGGGCATAGAGGGGACGGGGGGGTTATGGGtgatggaggggatggggggcatAGAGGGGATGGGGAGTTATGGAGGAGATGGGgggcatggggatggggggcatGGAGGGGACAGGGGGATtatggggggatggggggaatATGGGAGGTCACAGGGATGGGGGGCATAGAGGGGACAGGGGGGGTAGCAGGGGACAGGTCGGATGGAGGGAATAGGGGGAtcatggggggacatggggagggGGGGCATAGAGGGGAAATggtggttatggggtgatggaggggatgggggggaatAGAGGGGACAGGGGGTTATGGAGGGGACGGGGATGGAATAAAGGGGGAGACAGGGATTGTGGGGtgatggaggggatggggggaCACGGGGAGGTGGGGACTGGGGGATTGGGAAGGAcggaggggatgggggggggggggggacacaaTATGGCCTgatgcagggctgctgctgccccatccGCCCCGAGCATCACCCCGGGGACCCTTATGGGACCCTTATGGGTCCGAGGACCCCCTGACCCCCCCCACCGCATCGCCAGGGGGTCCCTGCGGCGCCGTGGGGGTGGACGTGGCCTTCGAGCAGCTGCTGTGCCGCATCTTCGGCGCGGATTTCATGGCCAGCTTTAAGGCTCAGCGCCCGGCAGCCTGGGTGGATCTCAGCATCGCCTTCGAGGCTCTCAAACGCGCGGCCGCCCCGTGGCGCTGCGCCCCCGTCAACATCTCCCTGCCCTTCTCCTTCATCGACTTCTACCGCAGGCACCGAGGGCACAGCGTGGAGACGGCGCTGCGCAGGAGCGAGTGAGCAGAGCGGCCCTACGAGGGGGTCCTGCGTTAAAGGGGGGGGTGGGAGAGGAGCcgtgggggggggttggggtccGTAGGGTCCTGCGTTAAAGGGGGGGTGGGAATGGAgccatgggggggggggtttggggtccgTAGGGTCCTGCGTTAAAGGGGGGGGTGGGAATGGAGCcgtggggggggggttggggtccGTAGGGCGGCCCCGGACGTTGCCCGTCCCGTAGCGTGAAGCTGGTGAAGTGGTCGTCGCAGGGGATGCTGCGCATGTCAGCAGAGGCCGTGTGCGAGCTGTTCCAGCCCACCGTCAGCAGCATCGTCCAACACATCGGTATGGGGGGGGACCCGGAACCCCGAAAGGGGGGGAGAACCCCCTTGTCACATCAGGGACCCCCGGGGTGGGCACCCATAGTGGCTGCGTCCCACAGCCGCGTTGGAATGGGTGCCCAATACGGGGGGAGCCCCCACGGCCACGCTGAGGTGGATGCCAACGTGGTGCCCCGTCTGGGTGCCCCCTGCTGCCGCTCTGTAGGGTGCCCACGTCGTGCCCCACAtcaccccccccccagcaccgtGTGGGGTCGAGGGTGGGAggcaccagcagccccagatgtgtgggggtttggggggtggaagggggggggatggggatggaggggggtGGAGGTGGCAACCTGGAGggatgtgcagggatgggggcacgTGGGGAGgagtggggcgggggggggggacggaggatggggatgggggtgagGATGGAGGgggctggaggtgctgggatggaagGGGAATAAAGGgatggggggctgtggggatggggatggggtggaaggatgtgtggggatggggggatggggggacaGGGGTGCAGGGGGATGGGATGCAGGGGGATGGGGGTGTGGGGAGGCAGGGATGCAGGGGAACGCAGGGGGGCAGATGGATGGGGATGCAGGGGGGTGGGGGACGGGGTGTAGGGGAACGGGGGAAGGGGGTGCAAGGGTGAGGGCGCAGGGGTCAGGGGTGAAgggaggcagggctgccaggaTGCAGAGAGATGGGGGGTAGGGGTGCAGGGGTGCAGGGTACAGTGGGATGGGGGTgcagggagatggggatggggtgcaGGGTGCAATTGGATGGGACAGAAGGACGGGGGTCAGGATGCAGGGGCTCAGTGGTGCGGGGGGGGGTGCAGGGGACAGGGATGGAGAGGAATGGGGTGTAGGGGGATGGGGGTGCAGGGGGACGAGGGTGGAGGGGGATGGGGTGCGGTGGGATGGGGAGACAGGAAAGCATGGGGAAGGGAtgcagagggatgggatgtAGGGGGACAGGGGTGCAGGGGTGCAGGGAGACAGGGTTGCTGGCATGCAGAGGAATGGGGTGTAGGGGGATGGGGGTGCAAGGGGAcgggagatggggatggggtgcaGGGGGACAGGCGTGCAGGGATGCAAGGGAGAGGGACGGAGGGGGATGGGGTGCAGGGGATGATATGGGATGCAGGGTGATGGGGGTGCAGGGGGATTGGGGTGCAGAGGAATGGGATGTAGGGGGATGGGATGcaggagatgggatgggatgtaagggatgggatgggatgcagggGGATGGGGGTACAGATGGATGGGATGCAGGGGACAGGTTGGGATACAGGGGGATGGGGGTgcaggggatgggatggggtgcaGGGGGATTGGGGTGCAGGGGGATGGGGGTGCAGGGGACGGCAGTGCAGGGGGTGGGATGCAGGAGATGGGATGCaggggggtgggatgggatgcagggTGCAGGGGGTGCAGGGGGATGGGATGCAGGAGGTGGGATGCAGGGAGATGGGGGTGCAGATGGATGGGATGCAAGGGGATGGGGGTGCAGGGGATGGGATGCAGGGGGGTGGGATGCAGGGGATGGGATGCAGGGGGATGGGGTGCAGGGGATGGGATGGTATGGGATgcaggggatgggatgggatgggatgggatgggatgggatgggatgcagaTGGATAGGATGCAGGGGATGGGGGTGCAGATGGATGGGATgcaggggatgggatgggatgggatgggatgggatgcagaTGGATAGGATGCAGGGGATGGGATgcaggggatgggatgggatgggatgggatgggatgcagaTGGATAGGATGCAGGGGATGGGATGCAGGGGATGGGATGCAGGTGCAGGGGGTGCAGGGTGATGGGGGTG
Above is a window of Lagopus muta isolate bLagMut1 unplaced genomic scaffold, bLagMut1 primary scaffold_189, whole genome shotgun sequence DNA encoding:
- the HSPA12B gene encoding LOW QUALITY PROTEIN: heat shock 70 kDa protein 12B (The sequence of the model RefSeq protein was modified relative to this genomic sequence to represent the inferred CDS: inserted 2 bases in 1 codon; deleted 1 base in 1 codon), which gives rise to MATLLEPDVRGLGGGANGERCPTPTPPGSPGATHDWCSIAPLTPSQSPRSDARAAPAWAAVVAIDFGTTASGYGFGFCCDPEAIHVMRKWEGGDPGVADQKTPSCLLLTPSGAFHSFGYAARDAFHRLQPEEAQQWLYFEKFKMKIHGSSDVSVRTELEAANGRKVAALEVFAHALRFFRQRAVQELREQSPELPESGAIRWVLTVPAVWKQPAKMLMREAAYRAGLVPPEHPEQLLIALEPEAASIYCRKLRLHQVLELGCTAPNNGAGGDGAIEGSFRRAREQLRRSRHSRTFVVEAGMGEMWAELREGDRYVVADCGGGSVDLTVHQIERPQGTLKELYKASGGPCGAVGVDVAFEQLLCRIFGADFMASFKAQRPAAWVDLSIAFEALKRAAAPWRCAPVNISLPFSFIDFYRRHRGHSVETALRRSDVKLVKWSSQGMLRMSAEAVCELFQPTVSSIVQHIDALLKRPEVRGVKFLFLVGGFAESAVLQRAVQAALGTACRVLIPQDAALSVLKGAVLFGLDPTALRVRRSPLTYGVGVLNKFIEGKHPREKLLLKDGRRWCSDVFEKFVCAEQSVAPGEVVQRSYCPARSGQRRTVINIYSCARDDVLFITEPGVRKCGTVSLELPELGGXVGERREIRASMQFGDAEIEVTAVDVSSARTVSATIDLVAE